The following proteins are encoded in a genomic region of Fretibacterium sp. OH1220_COT-178:
- the secY gene encoding preprotein translocase subunit SecY, whose translation MLGSFGDAFRLPDLKRRILFTLGVLFIFRLGAHIPTPGVDTAAMAQLFGGSGGGVLDFLNLFSGGALQRFSIFSLGVAPYINSSIVMQLLVVIFPYLEKMQKDNTEGRKKIVQWTRYGAVLFAVVQSVGMTAWLGGLGIFSGSFFHALLVVTTLTAGSIAVMWMGEELSDHGIGNGISLLIFAGIVARIPEAIVQSWTMVRLGQLNLLVLLLGLVLMVVVVAGCILLQEGQRRLPVQYAKRVVGNKVYGGQSTFIPLKVNQAGVIPIIFASSILVFPYTVANFFSGSSVGQFVRDLFAPGSVFYTLCYIALIIFFAYFYTAVVFNPSDIANNMKKYGGFILGIRPGQPTADYITKVMERITLGGAVFLAVVALIPNFMSSVMGVRSFYFGGTAVLIVVGVALDTVHQIEAQLLMRHYDGILKKSGGKSGSLLRM comes from the coding sequence TCGACACGGCGGCCATGGCCCAGCTTTTCGGCGGAAGCGGCGGCGGGGTCCTGGACTTCCTGAACCTTTTCTCGGGCGGAGCGTTGCAGCGTTTCAGCATCTTCTCGCTCGGGGTGGCGCCCTATATCAACTCGAGCATCGTCATGCAGCTCCTGGTGGTCATCTTTCCCTACCTGGAGAAGATGCAGAAGGACAACACCGAGGGAAGAAAGAAGATCGTCCAGTGGACGCGCTACGGGGCGGTGCTCTTCGCCGTGGTGCAGTCCGTCGGCATGACGGCCTGGCTGGGTGGGCTCGGGATCTTCTCGGGCAGCTTTTTTCATGCCCTGCTGGTCGTGACGACCCTCACGGCGGGTTCCATCGCCGTGATGTGGATGGGCGAGGAGCTCTCCGATCACGGGATCGGCAACGGCATTTCCCTCCTGATCTTCGCCGGTATCGTCGCGCGGATTCCCGAGGCGATCGTCCAGAGCTGGACCATGGTACGGCTGGGACAGCTCAACCTGCTGGTCCTCCTGCTCGGCCTGGTCCTCATGGTCGTTGTCGTCGCAGGCTGTATCCTGCTTCAGGAGGGGCAGCGGAGGCTTCCGGTGCAGTACGCCAAACGTGTGGTGGGCAACAAGGTGTACGGCGGGCAGAGCACGTTCATCCCCCTGAAGGTCAACCAGGCCGGGGTCATCCCCATCATCTTCGCCTCCTCGATCCTCGTCTTCCCCTACACGGTGGCGAACTTCTTCAGCGGGAGCTCCGTGGGCCAGTTCGTGCGCGACCTCTTTGCTCCGGGCAGCGTGTTCTACACGCTCTGCTACATCGCCCTGATCATCTTCTTCGCCTACTTCTACACGGCGGTCGTCTTCAATCCCTCGGATATCGCCAACAACATGAAGAAGTACGGCGGCTTCATCCTGGGCATCCGGCCGGGGCAGCCGACGGCGGACTACATCACGAAAGTGATGGAGCGCATTACGCTGGGCGGAGCCGTATTTTTGGCAGTCGTAGCGCTGATCCCCAATTTCATGTCCTCGGTCATGGGAGTGAGAAGCTTCTACTTCGGGGGAACGGCGGTCCTGATTGTCGTTGGTGTCGCGCTGGACACGGTGCATCAGATCGAGGCGCAGCTTTTGATGCGCCATTACGACGGCATCCTGAAGAAATCCGGAGGAAAGTCGGGCAGCCTGCTCCGTATGTAA
- a CDS encoding adenylate kinase, whose protein sequence is MRLVLLGAPGSGKGTQAAFLKERCGCVHVSTGDIFRKNLKEETPLGLLAREYMDKGALVPDEVVLKMVSERLLEPDVKSGFLLDGFPRTIAQAEFLDAFLGERDLGLDVVILFDIEDEVLVRRLSNRRTCRSCGGIFNLLTLEGDKHACPACRGELHQRDDDEESVIRNRLKVFHEQTRPLVDWYAGKGLLSSVDASRTPEAISEEIAAILKEHGAS, encoded by the coding sequence ATGAGGTTGGTCCTTTTGGGTGCTCCTGGGTCGGGAAAGGGAACCCAGGCCGCTTTTTTGAAGGAACGCTGTGGTTGCGTCCACGTTTCGACGGGCGATATCTTTCGGAAAAACCTGAAGGAGGAGACCCCGCTCGGCCTTCTTGCCCGGGAGTACATGGACAAGGGAGCCCTTGTTCCGGACGAGGTCGTCCTGAAGATGGTTTCGGAGCGTCTTCTCGAGCCCGACGTGAAGTCGGGGTTTCTCCTGGACGGATTTCCCCGTACCATCGCGCAGGCGGAATTTCTCGACGCGTTTCTGGGCGAGCGCGATCTGGGACTGGATGTGGTGATCCTCTTCGACATCGAGGATGAGGTTCTGGTGCGGCGCCTCTCGAACCGTCGGACCTGCCGTTCCTGCGGCGGGATCTTCAACCTTCTGACCCTCGAGGGGGACAAGCACGCCTGTCCCGCTTGCCGCGGTGAGCTCCATCAGAGGGATGACGACGAGGAGTCCGTGATTCGCAATCGTCTGAAGGTGTTCCACGAACAGACGCGGCCTTTGGTCGACTGGTATGCGGGCAAGGGACTTTTAAGCTCCGTCGACGCCTCGCGGACGCCCGAGGCGATCTCCGAAGAGATCGCGGCGATTCTGAAAGAGCATGGTGCATCTTAA
- the map gene encoding type I methionyl aminopeptidase has product MVHLKSEQELVRMRRAGKVVAEVLDLLREVVRPGVSTGELDRIAEEHIRSCGASPAFKGYRPSPSMSPFPGTICASINEEVVHGFPSDDRRLEEGDILSVDVGACLEGYYGDAACTYPVGTIGGARQKLLEVTEESLNRAIAAALKGRTIGDIGHAVESFASPLGYGIVRDYTGHGVGKKLHEAPQVPNFGRPGRGVTLQRGMTLAIEPMIMTGREEVALGRDGWLVVTADGSDAAHFERSIAITDDGPEILTPWTSP; this is encoded by the coding sequence ATGGTGCATCTTAAGTCCGAGCAGGAGCTCGTCCGGATGCGCCGGGCGGGCAAGGTGGTGGCGGAGGTTCTGGACCTTCTGAGGGAGGTCGTCCGACCGGGTGTCTCCACGGGCGAGCTGGATCGCATCGCCGAGGAGCACATTCGATCCTGCGGCGCTTCGCCGGCGTTCAAGGGCTACCGTCCCTCTCCCTCCATGAGCCCCTTTCCGGGGACGATCTGCGCCTCGATCAACGAGGAGGTCGTACACGGGTTTCCGAGCGACGACCGCAGACTCGAGGAGGGAGACATTCTGAGCGTGGACGTCGGGGCCTGTCTTGAGGGCTACTATGGAGATGCCGCCTGTACCTACCCCGTAGGGACGATCGGCGGGGCGAGGCAGAAGCTTCTCGAGGTGACCGAAGAATCCCTGAACCGGGCCATAGCGGCAGCTCTGAAGGGCCGGACGATCGGGGACATCGGTCATGCGGTCGAATCCTTCGCCTCCCCCCTCGGGTACGGCATCGTCCGGGACTACACGGGGCACGGTGTGGGGAAAAAACTCCACGAGGCGCCCCAGGTTCCGAACTTCGGTCGTCCGGGACGGGGGGTGACCCTCCAGAGGGGCATGACCCTGGCCATAGAGCCCATGATCATGACAGGGCGCGAGGAGGTCGCGCTCGGACGGGACGGCTGGCTGGTCGTTACCGCCGACGGTTCCGATGCAGCGCATTTTGAGCGGTCGATCGCCATTACGGACGATGGGCCGGAGATTTTGACTCCATGGACAAGTCCTTAG
- a CDS encoding KOW domain-containing RNA-binding protein produces the protein MDKSLDPRFGPYRLGQVVRSRRGKDRGSLYVIVGFPQEDRLALADAGKFNLSRPKRKNPKHVQPTLRCAAEVADLVVAGKDIDRGRLCQILRTLDGDALSEE, from the coding sequence ATGGACAAGTCCTTAGACCCCCGCTTCGGACCCTACAGACTGGGGCAGGTGGTGCGCTCCAGGAGGGGCAAGGACAGGGGAAGCCTTTACGTGATCGTGGGCTTTCCGCAAGAGGACAGATTGGCCTTGGCGGACGCGGGCAAGTTCAACCTTTCGCGGCCCAAAAGGAAGAATCCGAAGCACGTGCAGCCGACGCTGCGGTGCGCGGCGGAGGTCGCCGACCTGGTTGTGGCGGGCAAGGACATTGATCGCGGGCGGCTGTGCCAGATTCTGCGGACGCTCGATGGAGATGCGCTGAGCGAAGAATAG
- the infA gene encoding translation initiation factor IF-1: MANKEEVIEARGVVSEPLPNAMFRVELENGHKLLAHVSGKMRMHFIRILPGDKVLVEVSPYDLTRGRIIYRYK; encoded by the coding sequence ATGGCAAACAAAGAGGAAGTCATCGAAGCGAGGGGCGTCGTCTCGGAACCTCTCCCGAACGCCATGTTTCGCGTGGAGCTGGAGAATGGACATAAGCTTCTGGCGCACGTCTCGGGCAAGATGAGAATGCATTTCATCCGGATTCTTCCCGGGGACAAGGTTCTGGTCGAGGTGTCCCCTTACGATCTGACCCGAGGAAGGATCATCTACCGCTATAAATGA